The DNA segment TGATCGAGAAGGACCGTCGCCTCGGCGGTAAAATTCAAACGGAGATGGTACCCGATCCTTCGGAAAAGGGAAGGTTTGTCGTAGATGGTGGACCTGACTGTTTCCTGACCGAAAAACCGGCATGTCACCGCATCGCTAAACTCACAGGGATTTTCGACGATGAGTTACCCACGGATGACTCCCGGAGGAAGACGTGGATTTTGTCTCGAGGCAAACTTCATCAGATGCCAGATGGCGTCATGATGTTTGCGCCCACGAAGTTCGTTCCGTTCGCCACAACAGGCTTGTTCTCATGGCCCGGCAAGATACGGATGGCTATGGACCTTCTGATTCCGCCGAAAAAGGTTGCTCCAGGTGAGTTCAACGACGAGACTCTCGAGAGCTTTGTGGTCCGCCGCATGGGCAGGGAGTGCCTTGATCGTCTGGCGGAACCGCTTGTCGGCGGCGTTCACGCCTCCGACCCATCTCAGATGTCATTAGCCGCAACTTTTCCGCGCCTCCTTGAAATGGAGCAGAAGTATGGGTCGCTCATGAAGGGCTTCATCGCGGCTCGCCGCATGGTTGAAGAGATGCGGCGCAAGTACCCTCCTAAGCCGGGCGAGAAACCTCGCACATTCTTCGCCTCATTTGTCAATGGTATGCAGGAACTTACAGACCGAATGGCAGAGGTAGCGGGTCGGGAGAATATGCGCACAGGTTTGACTGTCACCTCACTTCAAAGTATTAGTCAAAGTAAATGGAGTGCTCGTTTATCT comes from the Candidatus Eisenbacteria bacterium genome and includes:
- the hemG gene encoding protoporphyrinogen oxidase — encoded protein: MKRIIIIGGGIAGLGAAYKVTRAASEGHEVEFVLIEKDRRLGGKIQTEMVPDPSEKGRFVVDGGPDCFLTEKPACHRIAKLTGIFDDELPTDDSRRKTWILSRGKLHQMPDGVMMFAPTKFVPFATTGLFSWPGKIRMAMDLLIPPKKVAPGEFNDETLESFVVRRMGRECLDRLAEPLVGGVHASDPSQMSLAATFPRLLEMEQKYGSLMKGFIAARRMVEEMRRKYPPKPGEKPRTFFASFVNGMQELTDRMAEVAGRENMRTGLTVTSLQSISQSKWSARLSDDSTIEGDAVIIATESWAAQPLLRPHDQAIADALADIPTSSSATISVAFNESEVGFDLNAFGVLCPLVEGRALMAATYSSTKWPGRAPKGKVLLRGFVGGPHNQEILKRSDEELVEIVLAEFRDILGLNPFAKPLFTRIFRWHLGMPQYTLGHLERVAVIEDRSVQIPGLALAGGCYRGVGVPNCIESGERAVSKILTEWGINLAEDHIEEKRYY